The DNA region TGATGATTCCCTGTGCAGTTGGAGCAATGCCATAGACCAAAAAATTTTGTCCTGTGCAGAATATACATTTTCACTGCTTACACGTATAGAAGACGCATAGGTACACGGGAACAAGTGATTAACGCGTCCTTGAGGGGAAAGCAACTTCTTGACCTGTAACAGGTTCAAATAATTGCCATCCTCTTCATCCATAAAGAGTGATCACCTCAATTTTAGGCAATGATCGAATGCTACTCGGAAGCCATTTGAGATTTGGACAACTGTGCAGCTACAGTCGTTCAGTCCCAATCAGATTTTGAATTGAATATGGCCATTCTTGTATGGCAGTATGGTCCAAATAAACATCTAGAATATTTTCCATCGTTCCTATGGCTTCAGGGAAACTTTCAAGGCATTGACAGTGCCTGAGATCAAGATTCTCAAGAGATGGCAACCTGATAGCACGTCCTATAGTACGGAGCTGGATGCACCCTTAAGAACTCAGCATAATTAGTTTATCAAGACATCCAACAACATCATGGATTTCAATTAAATTTCTGCAGTTATCAACGCACAATGCCCTTAATTTTTGGACTCCAGAAAGGTCTGGTACTTGTCTTAAGAATTTACAATCAGCAGCAGTTTCAACCAGTCAAAGAATTAATTTATCATTGAATTTTTGCATGACTAGCTCACCGGTAAATGGATAATCCTTTAACTTGTCCTTCTAtgtttcataatttttagacACAATTCAACACCCATTCTTGTGACCATTTCAGGAAATTCAGTGGGTCGCCTTATGTAAGAGGTCCATGGTGGGAAAAACATTGGAGGTGGATGAGGGAGAATTGAAGATTAACTACCTTGTGCATGAGGCCAGGAAGGACTATAGTAATAGCTTCATGGCGGAATCCATGCTATGTTGAAGCTGATCATAACGTCATGTCAAAAGAAATTGAAGACCAAATCTTAATTTTCTGAGTACCTTTTCATTTTCACACATTACAATTTATCTAGTAACTAATTAGCCCTGAAAGTCGCATCAGTTTAATAAAAGGAATATTCAAGAACGATGGAAATAACTAAACAGTAAGAATACTTAAATAAAAAGGTGTTAAATTTAACACGCCACTGACCACCCAACCAATTTAACTCTCACCCCCTCACTCCCTCTTCACTCTCCTTCACTTTCCTTCCTCACTTCCACACCATACACTTTCCCTTTCTCCTCTTCATTCTCCTTCACTTTCCCATGCATTtatttcttcatcttttctacTGCTACTGCTAAACTCAGTTCCGGTTTCTACTGCTAAACTCAGCATCCATTTTGGTTTGACTAAATTTTTCTTGGGACTTACCGCAGCTTGACTTGAATTATAAATTGGACTAATAAATGGTCCAGCCCCTATTTGCTGATCGGGCCATGTCAAAAGTGGTCTAGCTCCAATTCCAAGACCTGGATTTCCGAAAATGATGTCATCTGTGTAGGTATCTGGATCAATGCTTTTGAGTGGAATGGTCACTGTTATGGTTGTGTTTTGGCCTAAAGGTACACGCTTATGATCATACATGTGGCATTTTAGTTCGTGGGAAAGCATAACATGGTACCATTCATGCTCTGAAAATACTTTTTCACGAACACCTTGCTCAAATTTGTATTGAAGATTCCTCACATCAACAAGTAGATGTAGAGGTTCTGTGATTGTTACCTTTGCTGCAGGAATTATACAAGtagatgaaaaagaaaactGGTCAAAGCCATAGAGGAACACCCAAATCCTGAAATCTATCACTGCTCCTTCAATGTGCATAAGAAAGTCAGGCTTCCCTTCAAAAATTAGAGTGACTGCAGGAAATCTTTTACGAAACCAAAACGAACCCGATGGTCTCCTGTGTGGTTGGGGCAATGCCATAGGCCGACAAATTTTGACCTGTGCAAAATATCCTTGGATAACATTTTCACTGCTTACACATATATAATACACATTGGTAATGTAATTCCCGCGCCATAGACGGGGAAGTGGGAACACTTTTGATTTTACTTCTTCTTGACCTCTAATGGGTTCAAATGATTTCCACCCTCTTTGTCCATGATTAGTTATCACCTCAAGTTTAGGCAACGATCGAATGATACTTGGAAGCTGCTTGAGATTTTGACAACTGCGCAGGTACAGTCGTTCAAGCCCAATCAGATTTTGAATTGAAAATGGCAATTCTTGTATGGCAGTATGGTCCAAATAAACATCTCGAATATTTTCCATAATTCCTTCTACTTCTGGAAATCTCTGAAGACATGTGCACCACCTAAGATCAAGAGTCTCAAGAGATGGCAACCTGATGGCACGTCCAAAAGTATGAAGCTGGATGCACCCTTGAGCACTCAACAGAATTAGTTGATCAAGAAATCCAACTGAATCATGGATTTCAATTAAATTTATGCAGTTATCAACGCACAATGCCCTTAATTTTGGGACTCCAGAAAGGTCTGGTACTTGTCTTAAGAATTTACATTCTTCAAAATCCATGAAACTCAGAGAGTCAAACATCTGCAAAACAATAACATAGGCATTGGTATCACAATTTCTTTGGGGTATATTAACATATAAAGAATAAAGGGATAACAAACACATTAAAGtaacaagaaaaacaaatacATGCCTTGATTGGTTTGTCCAATATAAGACAGCTATTTGGCAAACTGAGAATGAGGAGTTCCTTGGGATGAAAATCAAAGGGTAAAGAGGGTGATGGATATCCACTCCAGTCTAGCACTCGTAAACTATTGGGAAGATGTTTGGGAGCAATAGAAAAGTGTGCATCTCCAACAATAAGAACCCTGAGATTTCTCATCTTCTTGAATGCTTTTCCATTCcaatgcactcttttctcttcgtGTGAGTACAAAATTATGACTTCAATTTTATTGGTTCCCTTCAAACACGAAGCGTAAGTAAGAAATTGACAAACTATACGCCTTGCTGCCAAGTAATTGTGTAAACATATTGCTATAAACAAGCAGGTCTAAGAATCATGTCAACTTGAACTTATTCATTGAAATTTTAAATAGGAAAGTAATGGATTatagaaattaaaaaacatgttgaaTGATTGCAGACTTACTGTATTTTCTTGCAAAACATGAATGATGTCCTCATCAAACCACAACCTACTACGTTCGCCAGGCTCAGATGATTCCTGTTTAACAATTTCTCTACCCATGTCCTTAATCAAATCATGCATTCTTACACAACCCAACTCATCAATCTTCATCAGAGATCTGTCAATTAAAACTCCAATACTGTAATTGGGATGAAAACCACGGACATGTAGAATTTCTTTGACATATGATATTTTGTATTTATTGAAGTAACAAGCAATGTCAAGGAAAactttcttctcatcttcctcCAAACCATCATAACTTATTTTCAGCATTTCATGAATCTCTCTATTAGGAACTTGTTTATATTTATCCAATGCAGAATTCCATTCATCAACTCCTTTACTATACAAGTTAGAACCTAATACTTCCAAAGCCAAAGGAAGGCCCCTGGCATAAGAAAGGAAACGGTCTAAAATATGTTCATAACTAGGATCAACTTTGTTACTTTTGAAGGCATTCCAGCTGAACAATTCAAGAGCTTGTTTCTGGTTTAACTCTTTAACCTCATAAAACTGCGCCACTCCATGAGTAGCTAACAAATGCTTGTCTCTAGATGTAATAATGATTCGGCTGCCTTTGCCAAACCAATCATATCCCCCAGCAACTGCCTTTAATTGCTTGAGTTTGTCCACGTCATCAAGAATCAAAAGAATCTTCTTTCTTCCGAGCTTCCTTTTTATCAGTGGAATTCCATGATTGATGTCTCTAATTTTAACATCTTCTCCAAGAATATCAGAAAGTAGTGTTTCTTGGAGTTGTTTAAGGCCATGGTTATTAATTGCTTTTTCTCTAATATCGGCAAGAAAGCACAAGCCATCAAATTGATCTGCAATCTTGTTATACACAGCACGAGCAATTGTGGTTTTACCTATTCCACCGATCCCACAAATCCCTACCATGTTGTCACACTCATAAGACACAAGCTGAAGAAGCGATTCCACTTGTAGCACTGGAGACTCTAGCCCAACTGGGTTATCAGCAACATGTAAAGGACTGTGATTGAGATTTTTGGAGACCATATCAACGATGcttataataaatttatattcAGATTGAGACCTGCACATTGTTAAAGATGATGTTAAGAGAAAGTAATGCATTATAGTTATGTTTATTTCATTTGCTTCAATCATAAACTCGTGCTTATATGCTTTCTGAATGGTAACTCATCATCTCTCATGTTTATTCATTTTTCATGTATTATTTCTTTTTCCTTGAATATTGATATGGAAATTACAAGGCagagaataaaaataaaggTAATGAAACGACATAATACATATATAATAAAAGGATGATGTGAATTACCCCTGTTTGAAGTGCCAGCCACTTAGGTTAGCTGCTTCATATAAAGCCTTCCTCCATTTCTGAACCTTGCCCTTGTCATATTTGAACCTTTCCTCATGTTTTGCCAAAGCTTGTGCATAACTCCCAGTCTGATGCCGGACTTTTGACGGATCAACATCATAAAAGATTGGCCAAACTAATCGACCTTGTGCTTTTAAGTGCTCAAGGATCGTGACAAGTTCATCCAAACAAAATGTGGACTCTGCATAGTTTTCAGAGAACACCATGATGGCAGTCCTAGATTCTATGATGGCTTTGACAAGAGCTGGCCTGATTTCTTCCCCTTTTCTAAGCTCTTCATCATCCAAGAAGGTGTGGATTCCTTTTTGATCCAAAGAGTTGTAGAGACTACCAGTGAAGTTATTCCGGGTATCTTCCCCTCTAAAATTGAGGAAGACATCATAAGTCCAATCACAAGTGAAGGAAGACATCATGATAACTTCAGTAACTGCGGTACATGCAAGAACTTGAAAATGATGATAGGAACCAAAGAGAACGACAAGTTATCAAAGAAACTCCAAAGTCTGTCAATGGTGAGAACTGAGTCAACAGCAAGAGGTTGTGACTTGTGTGGTCTAACCGAAACCAAGTGGCTTAAATCTGTTATAAATTATCAGTAAATTAATAAAACTTATCAGGACACTAACACtatgtttggttgtgaagagagagatagagaagagatatTAGAGAAATAGGTAAGAGATAGagtagatttagaggttgtttgatatggtagagataaaggagagagagatgagaaataatgaggtgaaagagagagaaaaattaacttttgattaaaataatatttttttataagaaaggTGTCAGAAAGCAGATAGTGGCGGTTCagaaccgccactaaatgcTAAGAAAAGGACAAAAAATAATAGTGGCGGTTTGGAACCGCCACTACCGGCgcttaaagtaaaaaaaaaaaaaaggtgtcaGCTAGAATCTCTTCGCAAAACGCGAAGAGGGTAAAAAGTGGAAAAAAACTCaccctctatctctctctcccctACATTAAtactaggggtgtacaagacccggccctacccgccaacccgtcccggcccaagcctttagggtcgggttgaacccggcccgatcattaaaagagaccggttcgggttgatctttgagttacctgacttcgggtagggtcgggttcgggttgacactcgggtcatccggcccgtcccacatatatattttataaaattttaatttgttataatgattaaaatgtgatacatggtgctcaaatttatcttaccactTACATGAAATTAAAAGGTTTAACATTTacattatgaattaaataaacgttggtcaaactattgacactttcatgctctaacaagagaaaatcatgtgtgtgtattatgcatatgagagacaagtgaagaaatgatcaaacaaaatgtaaacctctcaagtgcaatagattatgaaagaattggattctttcaagttatttcttctaaaaaatagttccaacatataactcttttagtatgttattatctttaaattttacaattagtatcaaatagtcttataCTTATTGTCCCTCAggccaacccggtcccgtcctacatagacccgtcctaaattggacccgcataatgtcgggttgcttcgggtctagggacgggttagggtctacGAATTGaccgatcaatatttagggccgggttagggttaaccaaaacccgtcccaacccgtcccttgtacacccctaattAATACACAACCAAACAACCACACACAACCCATCtctctcctatctctctcttctccctCAATCTCTTCTCAACCTCTCTCATACCAAACATAGTGTAATACTCTTTTTGAAACGAGAGTTCACGATTAATTGTACTTCATAATACTTTTCAGGAAAATTTAGTATTCcctcacatttttttttcttcatcggaaAAAGTATTCCCTCACATGAAGAGaattaactgcataattttaattttaagaaatatttattttaaaatgattttgaaCTACTAACTTACttcggtgcccactagggtgggcaagttATAAAccggtccaccggtggaccagagggtaactttgtcttttccccttcctttacccttttccttttcccttacATTTCTCTTAGTAAATTCTAGCAGAGGTTGCGCTGTCAGAAACCCTAAACACCAGTTGCAGAATCAGGGCACAAATCATCAATTGCCACACTCCAACCATGTCTTCATTGAGAGAAGCAGACTCGAGCTCATCTTGCCACAATCGAAAAGCTCCAACCCAGACCCAGTGGAGAAGCAGAATCGGAATCAGATGATTGCGTGGCGCCGCGGCCGGACTGGGCGATCAAGGCGGTGATGATGGCGTTGGAGAGGGCGAAGACGAAGAGAGGGCTCCAGAGGCAGCCGACGGAGAATCGGAGAGCGGAAGGGAGGCGAGTGAGGATCCATGAGAGAGCGAGGCAGATCTGGCTGTTCATAGATGCTTCAAGTTCATAGCTTTTTAGTTGTTCATCTCCTTTCCATCCCCTTCAGATCTAGTTATTTTAAGTTTTATGGAATTTATTTTGTGTTTTCAGTTGTTTCTATAATTGATTTCTGGAATCAGTTTTTGGGTTGACTGCGTAGCGCGGCTGCCACCAGATTGAGCCATGTATGGATTTATTTTGAGGGCTGGAGACCCTTGTGCGTGCTGTTATAAGACCACCTCGCTGTGTCACTTGCTTTTCAACAGATTTTAAAAACCATTGGTACTGTAGGCAGATTTTGAGACCTTATTTTTGCTGGAATTGAAGGTAGTGGATTGCTCTTGTTGTTTCGTGAATATTGGTCTTGGATGAACCATGATTTGTGTACTGTGTGGATCTGAATTAGGTGGGTTAGTGAGTATTTAATATTCATTGTAATACTCTTAGAGCTGAATATTGGTCTTGGATGAACCATGATTTGTGTACTGTGTGGATCTGAATATTGGTCTTGGATGAACCATGATTTGTGTACTGTGTGGATCTGAATTAGCGTTTTTGTTGGAAGGGGTGGAGGGATGGACTAGAATTTTGTATCAGGCTACATTCTGTAGCAGTTTAGTTTTCTCTTTTGCCTGTTttagagctgtcaatatgggttCCAACCCGCGGGCCAGCTCGACGGGAAATTAGTCGGGTTGGGTTGGTTAAATTCCAGTTCGAAAAGTACTTGGGTTAGTGCAACCCGGctcgtttaacccgcgggttagacgggccaacccgcgggtcaagcgagccaacccgtcgggtcaaagttatttttcattaaaatttttattttatttctctttaatttCAGGTTAGttttattgattaattttagatagaaaaatggaaattttaatttcttttaatttgagtcaattttttatgttttatttattgttattatattatttatctcattttaaatgtgACAGTAAAATAATTATGTTCTTAAATCCTGTAAACTAAATTCTTTTTCTATATTTCAAATgtaagataaaaataattacGTTGATAAACCTTTTTTTTATGTGTTGATACCAATTTCTataggtatttttttttaaattattttttataacattttaaacaatttctaatccaatttcgcaattttttatatttatttcactcaacCCGCGAGTCAGCCCGCCAACCCGTGAGCTCGTAGCGAGCCGGGTTGGGTTCATATTTGTCTCTCTCGTTAAGACCCCGGGTTGACACAACTCAACCCGttttcaacccaacccatacggGCTGACCCATATGGGACGGGCTGGCCCGTATTGACAGCTCTACTGTTCTGTTCTCTTTTCACCATTTCTTGTTAATATTTCTCACACTTGTAAATGGTTAAAGTACTTCTCCTTCAATACATTCTTTTGCTTACCtaaaaaaagaatttattttGAGTTTTCTGGAATCAGTTTATGGAGATCGGTGGTTGAATCTTGAATGAGGTTTCGCAGGTAAGGAAGTGGGAGGGAGAGAAGGGTTTGTCACTttacatttttacccttttagGTCTCAGTAAATTCTAACCATTGATTTAAAGAATATTCCAAGATTCTCTAATCCAATGGTGTTTAGGGATGGTCCACCGggatggtccaccggtggaccagtttataacttgcccaccctagtgggcaccactTACTTCTTCGTGTAGTCATTAGGAATACCATGTTTTCTTTTAGTTAATAATCGATTTTATTGTGTTTACAAATATTATTttacattttgatttgttttatgAGCATGGTAGTCAGTATCGTGCGTATCGCACGATACATATCCCGATACGATACGAAAATCAACCAAACGATACGTATCCCATGTATGTATCTTTTTGTGTTCGTATCGTGACCTGTATCGCACATATCGCATGAgtatcgcacgatacgtatcccgatacgatacaaaaacagtt from Lotus japonicus ecotype B-129 chromosome 2, LjGifu_v1.2 includes:
- the LOC130738163 gene encoding disease resistance protein Roq1-like, yielding MMSSFTCDWTYDVFLNFRGEDTRNNFTGSLYNSLDQKGIHTFLDDEELRKGEEIRPALVKAIIESRTAIMVFSENYAESTFCLDELVTILEHLKAQGRLVWPIFYDVDPSKVRHQTGSYAQALAKHEERFKYDKGKVQKWRKALYEAANLSGWHFKQGSQSEYKFIISIVDMVSKNLNHSPLHVADNPVGLESPVLQVESLLQLVSYECDNMVGICGIGGIGKTTIARAVYNKIADQFDGLCFLADIREKAINNHGLKQLQETLLSDILGEDVKIRDINHGIPLIKRKLGRKKILLILDDVDKLKQLKAVAGGYDWFGKGSRIIITSRDKHLLATHGVAQFYEVKELNQKQALELFSWNAFKSNKVDPSYEHILDRFLSYARGLPLALEVLGSNLYSKGVDEWNSALDKYKQVPNREIHEMLKISYDGLEEDEKKVFLDIACYFNKYKISYVKEILHVRGFHPNYSIGVLIDRSLMKIDELGCVRMHDLIKDMGREIVKQESSEPGERSRLWFDEDIIHVLQENTGTNKIEVIILYSHEEKRVHWNGKAFKKMRNLRVLIVGDAHFSIAPKHLPNSLRVLDWSGYPSPSLPFDFHPKELLILSLPNSCLILDKPIKMFDSLSFMDFEECKFLRQVPDLSGVPKLRALCVDNCINLIEIHDSVGFLDQLILLSAQGCIQLHTFGRAIRLPSLETLDLRWCTCLQRFPEVEGIMENIRDVYLDHTAIQELPFSIQNLIGLERLYLRSCQNLKQLPSIIRSLPKLEVITNHGQRGWKSFEPIRGQEEVKSKVFPLPRLWRGNYITNVYYICVSSENVIQGYFAQVKICRPMALPQPHRRPSGSFWFRKRFPAVTLIFEGKPDFLMHIEGAVIDFRIWVFLYGFDQFSFSSTCIIPAAKVTITEPLHLLVDVRNLQYKFEQGVREKVFSEHEWYHVMLSHELKCHMYDHKRVPLGQNTTITVTIPLKSIDPDTYTDDIIFGNPGLGIGARPLLTWPDQQIGAGPFISPIYNSSQAAVSPKKNLVKPKWMLSLAVETGTEFSSSSRKDEEINAWESEGE